The segment CGGCGGGGCGGTCGTGACGTTGCGGATGGCGGCCGCGGACGCCACGGATGTCGCGGCGGCCGGGCCGGTGGCGTTGGTCGAGCGGCATCCCGGGGAGAACTGATGCCGCTGATCGTGTGGGCGTCGGCAGCCGGAGCCCCGGGTGTCACCACCACGGCCCTGGCCGTCGCCGCAGCCTGGCCGGCGGCGGCGACACAGCCGACAGGGTTGTCACCGGCCGCCGCCGGGACGGGAGCCGCGACAGCGGTGCTGGTGGAGGCCGATAGCCACGGCGGAGACCTCGCCGCCCGCTACCGGGTGGCCGAGGAGCCGGGCCTTGCCGGGCTCGCGGCAGCGGCGCGATCTCCGCGAGGCTCGGACGAGATGGCCGCGATGCTCCAGGGCTATGCCCGGGCACTGGGTGGCGCGCGCGCAGTGACCGCGCCGGTCGGGTCGGGTCAGACCGCCGCGGCGCTCGGAATCCTCGCCGCTGGTGGTGGGCCGCTCGCGGTGGCGGGAATGTCCCCGGTCCCCGTGCTGGTGGACGCCGGACGGCTGTCGCCGGTCTCTGCGGTGGTGCCGCTGCTGGCCGCCGCGGACCTCATCGTGCTGGTCGCCCGAGCCGACCTGGCAGATCTGGCCCATACCCGGGAGTTGGCCGCTCACCTCGCCGGTCTCAATCCCCGTCGAGTGGCGCTGCTGCGCGGACCAAATCCCTACCACCCGGTCGAGGTGGCGGCGCAGCTCGGTATACCGCTGCTGGGCAGTGTGCCCGACGATCGGCGCGCGGCCACCAGCGTGGCGGTGCGCCGATCGTGGCGGCATGGGGCCTGGGCGCGCGCAATCGCCGGGGTGGCTGCCCGGCTAGCCGAACAGACCGGTGGAGCAGCAGGACGATCGGCGTTGCGGGCCGGGCCGCCCGATCAGCGCCCGGCTTCCGCGCCCCTTCGCCCTCCGCTGGATCAGGCCGGTTCGACGGCCGGCACCAGCCCGGCGAACGGCGGCCTGCCGGCAGGGGGAGCCGGCGCAGGGGCGGACGAGAGCCGGCGAGGGGGACACGCCCCGGCCGGTGAGACAGCGCCCAGGATGACGACGTCCCGGTGGCCTGTTCCCGAACAGCGCCCCGCTGAGGGCACTGCGAAGCCGCGCAGGTCAGCCACCATTCCCGACGCTGATCCGGCGCCCACCGCCCGTCTGGACCGGACCGCGCCAGGAGCCTCGACGGGGAGGTCGTCATGACCGCCGGACCACCCGCGAACAGCGGACCGCCCGCCGACAGCCCGCTGCACCGCTGGGCACCGGTCAACGGGACGCGCCCCGGTATACACGCTGCGCCGCGCCCGTCTCTGAGTGGACCAGCGGCCGTAGGCCCACCCTCGGACGAGGTGACGGCGTTGCGGCAGCAAGTTGCCGAGCGGCTGTCCGCCCGCAGCCGCGCCGCGGACGCGGCCGGCGAACCGCCGTGGACACCCGAGCGACGCCGTCGCGAAGCCGAGGCGCTGCTCGGACAGTTGTTGCAGGAGCAGGCCACCGCGGCGATCGGCGCGGGCCGCGCCCCGCGGAATCCGGCCGCCGACCAGGCGCTGAGCGTACGGGTGCTGGATGCATTGTTCGGGCTGGGCGGGTTGCAGCCGCTGCTGGCCGATCCGCAGATCGAGAACATCAACGTCAACGGCGCCGACGTCGTGCACGTCCGCTACGCCGACGGGCGCCGGGCCCGGGTCGCACCAGTCGCGGGCAGCGACGCGGAATTGGTGGATCTGATCCGGGCGATCGCCGCCCGCGCCGGTGTCGAGGAGCGCCGCTTCGACCGTGGCGCGCCCACTCTGTCCGTCCAGTTACCGGACGGGTCCCGGTTGTTCGCGGTCATGGCCGTCACCGCCCGCCCGTCCATCGCGATCCGCCGCCACCGCCACCCCACCGCCACCCTGCGCGACCTGACCCGGCTCGGCACCATCGACCTCGGCCTGGAAGCCTTCCTGGCCGCGGCGGTGCGGGCACGGCGCAACATCATCGTCTCCGGCGGCATGGCCGCCGGAAAAACCACGGTGCTGCGCGCGCTGGCCAGCGCCATCGACCCGGCAGAACGACTCGTCACCGTCGAAGACGCACTCGAACTCGGCCTGGACACCGACACCCGGGCACATCCCGACGTCGTGGCGATGCAGGCCCGCGACGCCAACATCGAAGGCGAAGGGCAAATCACCACCGCCGACCTGGTCCGGGCGGCGCTGCGCATGTCCGCCGACCGGGTCATCGTCGGTGAAGTCCGCGGCGCAGAAGTGATCCCCATGTGCCTGGCTATGTCCCAAGGCAACGACGGATCCATGGCCACCCTGCACGCCTCCTCCAGCGCACAGGTGTTCCTGAAACTCGCCGCGTACGCGGTGCAGTCCGCCGAGCGGCTCCCGCTGGAGGCCACCGGCTTGCTCGTCGCCTCCGCCGTCCACCTCGTCGTGCACCTAGACACCACCCCCGACGGGCGGCGCGTGGTCGCCAGCATCCGCGAAGTCGTCGGCGCCGACGGCGCGCAGGTGACGTCTAACGAGCTCTACCGGCCCAGCGGCGACAAACGCGCCCGGCCCCACGTCCCGCCGAGCGACGACCTGCTCACCGCATTGACCGCGACCGGTTTCGACCCGAAGTGGCTCCACAACCCCGACGGCTGGTGGCCCACATGAACGTCACCCTGGATACCTCGACTGCGCTGGCCGGTCTGCTCGGTGCCGGTATCGGCTTGGGCATCGTGCTCGTCGCCGCGGGACTCACCGTCCCTCCCGCCACCGAATACGGGAGAGCGCGTCGGCAAGAGCGAGACGCCAACGGCGGGTTACTGTCACCGTCGGAACGGGCTAGCCAGTGGCGGCGCGCCGCGGTGGTCTTTACCGGTGGGCTGCTGGCTGCGCTGCTGACGCGGTGGCCGGTCGCCGGACTGCTCGCCGGAACGGCGATCTGGTTCGCGCCGGCCGTGCTCGGGCCCGACCGGGCCACGACCCGTGCCGTCGCGCGCGCCGAGGCCATCGCCACCTGGGCCGAAATGCTCCGCGACACCCTGCTGGCCGCCGCCGGTCTCGAGCAGGCGCTCCTGGCGACCGCCCCGGCCGTGCCCGCGCCCATCCATACCGAAGTCGCCGCGCTGGCCGCCCGGATCCGCGCCGGTCAGCGTCTTCCCGACGCGTTGCGGGCCGCCGCCGACGACTTCGCCGACCCCGCCGCGGATCTGGTGCTCGCCGCGTTGCTGCTGGCCGCCGAGCACCAGGCCCGCCAGCTCGGGCCGCTGCTGTCGGACCTGGCCGAGGCCACCCGCCAGCAAGCCACCGTGCAGCTGCGGCAGGCCGCCGAACGCGCCCGGACCCGCACCTCCGTGCGGGTCATCACCGCCACCACCCTGGCCATGGCCGCCGGGCTCGTCGTGCTCAACCGCACCTATCTGCAGCCCTACGACACCGCCTCGGGCCAGCTCGTCCTGGCCGCGGTCGGCGGCCTGTTCGCGGCCGGATTCTGGTGGCTGACCCGCCTTGCCCACCCCCCGGCACCGACCAGGCACCTCGCTCTCAGTCCGGAGGACCCTCCTCCCGGTCAGACTGCCGGTGAGGTCTCAGCGGCCCGCACGTCCGGCCCGACACCAGCGCGCGGAGGTGCTCGGCGATGATCGTGCCCCTGCTGCTCGGCGCCGGACTGGCCGCCGGTGTGCTGCTGATCGCCGCCGGGCTGTGGCCGCCCAAGCCCTCCCTGGCCGACGAGCTCGCCGCGCTCCACGCCCCACCACCGGCGTCGGCGGGATCAGCGTCGACAGGCACGGTGTCAGCCGGTTCGGTTACTTCGGATTCGGGTGGGTGGGCCGCGCGGATGGCCGCGCCCACGGTGCCGGTGCTGGCCGGACTCGGACTGCCGCGCCGCTCCGTACGCGCGGACCTCGCAGTCCTCGGCCGCCCAGCCACGCTGCACCTGGCCGAACAAGCCGCCACCGCCCTGGCCGGACTCTTTCTTCCCCCACTCGTGGCCGGGTCGCTCGCGCTGGCCGGCGTGAGCGTCGGATGGGTCCTGCCGCTCTGGGTCGCCCTCGCCCTCGCGATCGGCGGATTCCTCCTCCCGGATCTGGCCATCCACGCCGACGCCGACCGCCGCCGCGCCGAGTTTCGGCACGCCCTGTCCTCCTACCTCGACCTCGTCGTCGTCTCCCTCGCGGGCGGCGCCGGGGTCCAGGCCGCCCTGCACACCAGCGCGCAGGTCGGCACCGGCTGGGCCAACGCCCGGATCCGCGACGCCCTGCAGGAGGCCGCGCTCACCCCCCAGCTGACCCCCTGGCAGGCCCTCGGCCGGCTCGGCACCGAACTCGGCATCACCGACCTGACCGAACTGGCCGCCACCGTCTCCCTCGCCGGCACCGAAGGCGCCAAAATCCGCACCTCCCTGAGGGCTCGCGCTACCGCCCTCCGCGGGCACCTGCTCGCCGACCTCGACGCCGCCGGGGCCTCGGCCACCGAGCGGATGAGCATCGGCGTCGTCGCGCTCTTCGCCGCGTTCCTCCTTTTTCTTGCGTATCCGGCAGTCAGTCATGTCCTCACTGGGCTCTAGAAAGGACGCTCGCCCGTGCATCGGCACGCTCTGCACCCGAATCTCGCTCGCTTCACCAACCCCGGCCGCCGCCTCGCGCGCCGTCTCCACACGCGTCTGCACGACCGCCTTCCCCGCGGCGACGGTGGCTACAGCACCGAAACCGTCCTGGTCACCGCGCTGCTCGTCGCGCTCGCGATCGCCGTCCTGGGCATCATCGCCGCCAAGGTGCTGGCCAAAGCCAACTCCATCAACCTCGGCTAACCCGATGCCCACCCTTCCGCGGGCCCCGCTGTGCGGGCGCTTGCTGCGCCTCCTCGCCCCCACGCCACACCCACGGGCCCACGGGCCGGCCCGCCGCCGCGCCCGGGTCCGGGTCCGAGTTCGGGTCCGGTTCAGAGACAGCGATCGGGGTGCGGTCTCCGCCGAGCTCGCGCTCGCCACACCGCTGCTGCTCCTGCTGTTGATGCTCGTCGTCCAAGCCGCCCTGGGCTGGCACGCCGTCCACGTCGCGGACGCCACCGTCACCCGCGCCGCCGACGCCGCGCGCCTGGCCGGCGCCACCGACGCCGACGGCCAGACCACCGCCGACACGCTCACCGCGCAACTGGGCTCTGGGCTGCTCACCGACACGCAGGTCGCGGTCAGCCGCAGCGGCGGACAGGTCACCGTCGAACTCACCGCCCACGCGCCCACCGTCGTCCCCGGCCTCACCTGGACCGTCCATCGCCGCGCCACCGCACCGATCGAACAGACCACCCTCGGCGGCGCGCCATGACCCGGCCACGGTTCAGGGCGCACCCGATACGGAAGTCCGGTAGGCAAGGGCGCCGGTGGGCTGGGCGTCCGACGGGTCAGGACGCGGGTTCCGTCACCGTCGAGCTCACCCTCCTGACCCCTCTCCTGCTGCTGATCGTGCTATTCGTCGTGGCCGCCGGGCGGCTCGCCGACGCTCAAGCCCGCCTCGACCAGGCCACCTACACCGCCGCTCGCGCTGCCTCTCTCAGCCGTGACTCCGCCATTGCGGTCAGCGCCGCAC is part of the Cryptosporangium phraense genome and harbors:
- a CDS encoding CpaF family protein; the protein is MTAGPPANSGPPADSPLHRWAPVNGTRPGIHAAPRPSLSGPAAVGPPSDEVTALRQQVAERLSARSRAADAAGEPPWTPERRRREAEALLGQLLQEQATAAIGAGRAPRNPAADQALSVRVLDALFGLGGLQPLLADPQIENINVNGADVVHVRYADGRRARVAPVAGSDAELVDLIRAIAARAGVEERRFDRGAPTLSVQLPDGSRLFAVMAVTARPSIAIRRHRHPTATLRDLTRLGTIDLGLEAFLAAAVRARRNIIVSGGMAAGKTTVLRALASAIDPAERLVTVEDALELGLDTDTRAHPDVVAMQARDANIEGEGQITTADLVRAALRMSADRVIVGEVRGAEVIPMCLAMSQGNDGSMATLHASSSAQVFLKLAAYAVQSAERLPLEATGLLVASAVHLVVHLDTTPDGRRVVASIREVVGADGAQVTSNELYRPSGDKRARPHVPPSDDLLTALTATGFDPKWLHNPDGWWPT
- a CDS encoding type II secretion system F family protein: MNVTLDTSTALAGLLGAGIGLGIVLVAAGLTVPPATEYGRARRQERDANGGLLSPSERASQWRRAAVVFTGGLLAALLTRWPVAGLLAGTAIWFAPAVLGPDRATTRAVARAEAIATWAEMLRDTLLAAAGLEQALLATAPAVPAPIHTEVAALAARIRAGQRLPDALRAAADDFADPAADLVLAALLLAAEHQARQLGPLLSDLAEATRQQATVQLRQAAERARTRTSVRVITATTLAMAAGLVVLNRTYLQPYDTASGQLVLAAVGGLFAAGFWWLTRLAHPPAPTRHLALSPEDPPPGQTAGEVSAARTSGPTPARGGARR
- a CDS encoding type II secretion system F family protein — encoded protein: MIVPLLLGAGLAAGVLLIAAGLWPPKPSLADELAALHAPPPASAGSASTGTVSAGSVTSDSGGWAARMAAPTVPVLAGLGLPRRSVRADLAVLGRPATLHLAEQAATALAGLFLPPLVAGSLALAGVSVGWVLPLWVALALAIGGFLLPDLAIHADADRRRAEFRHALSSYLDLVVVSLAGGAGVQAALHTSAQVGTGWANARIRDALQEAALTPQLTPWQALGRLGTELGITDLTELAATVSLAGTEGAKIRTSLRARATALRGHLLADLDAAGASATERMSIGVVALFAAFLLFLAYPAVSHVLTGL
- a CDS encoding TadE/TadG family type IV pilus assembly protein — encoded protein: MPTLPRAPLCGRLLRLLAPTPHPRAHGPARRRARVRVRVRVRFRDSDRGAVSAELALATPLLLLLLMLVVQAALGWHAVHVADATVTRAADAARLAGATDADGQTTADTLTAQLGSGLLTDTQVAVSRSGGQVTVELTAHAPTVVPGLTWTVHRRATAPIEQTTLGGAP
- a CDS encoding TadE/TadG family type IV pilus assembly protein, which translates into the protein MTRPRFRAHPIRKSGRQGRRWAGRPTGQDAGSVTVELTLLTPLLLLIVLFVVAAGRLADAQARLDQATYTAARAASLSRDSAIAVSAAQASADSALQDPSACAVLSTVVDTTAYQPGGVVTVRTTCVVDMADLTGLGIPGRKTLTSASSSPLDRFRATS